The genomic stretch CTCTGACACTAACTAGCTTGTTTAGCCTGTTAGCAGCATAAAgacagagcccccccccctcgcccccAGCGTCTCTGTGATCGGGAACATTTACCGTATTCCTGCTAATAAACAGACGCACACGGTAACATTGGATCTCTTTTATTGACACAACACTGGCAGCAGATTAAAACATACATCATTGTTTCTCTAAATAAGTCACGACAGTAAAGAACTCGTGATATCTACGCTCCACCTGCGGCGTCATGAataaatataatcaaacatCAGAATCAGCAGGATGATGACGCTCCGTTACCAggaaatacaataaatacaaagtcaCATGAATTCTTCTGTGCATCATGAATTAGTCCAACTCATACAAAAAGATATCATACATTATATACACAGACATGATATGGACCGAGGGCGGCGTGATGTGAACGTGGTAACTGAACCTGCCAGCAGGAGCTCGTCATCAGCCCCTGAGCTAATGCTACATGCTAACACATTTAAAGGGCCAGACAtgtgtgttacctgttgttaccaCAGACTGTAGGTGAGAGGGTCTGCAAGGTGAAGCCAAGGATtatcacaagaagaagaaaaagatcatTTAAGCCCCGCCCCTTGAAGTTTTCACTACTTCAACATATTTCTGGACCGCGCCGGGTTTcgtttatattttatatgtcCAACACAGTTCTTCTAAATGTGTGATACGTTTGCTCTTGCGCTGTGGGCGGAGCTTATGTTGAAACGTGTCGTATTCTCTTCACACTTGGAGTTATTGGAGCCTGAAGTGTGGACGTGTGTGGATGAGATTTCTGAGGGAAGAAATCTGGATTCCTTTGACCAATATGTGGCGCTGAAGCAGCCGAGGTTATCAACAATTCTTCTCTTTACcacgtctgtttgtttgtttgtttgaagttatatttttttggcctttttgtctttttaagatcggacagcaggagagaaacaggaagtgagagagagagagtggaggacgACACGCTGGAGAGGGTCAGGGGTCAGATTGAACCCAGGGACACTGCACTGTCATTACGCCTCCACAACATTTAGATTGGAGAAGAAACGTCACAGGCGTTTATATATGGCGGCTGGAAACGGCGCTCTGAACAGGGCTTAAGATTTCTATTTATGTTGCTGTGGTAACAGGTatcaatgtttgatttttactagaatctcATCACagttttaaattctggtattgtgacaagcCAAGAGGGAACATTTTCTAACCATCAGGGCAGGAAGTGAACTTCTCTTAAAACCGTTTATGGCTTCACACTCAGTCGGACTGTTTGAGGAGATGAGGGGGCGGAGTGTCCCGTGTGAACGCCGCAGAAGAGCGTCAGCGGGGAGAGTCCCCGAGCAGTCGTTTTGATTTAACATGACGGACAACTCGGGTTCTCTTGCTGTGAGCTGTAGATGAAGTGAAGCTGAGAGTGATCGTGTTTCAAACatgacaaaaagagaaatacattcACAAATATAGATGACCTTCCTTCATGTGACCTGTGATGAAAGTGACGACATGCAGCAGGGTGTGACTCTCTTTTAGAGCATGCTCAGACGGTTAGAGCGCCCCCTGCCTGACATGCAGGGGTCTTAGACGTGTCTCCATGACAGTTAGTGTAACATGGTTAGCTTCAATATTCCTTTAGCCTTCATGGACAGGATTATGGATCATTTAGGGGGACAGACCGTCACTGACACAGGCCACCTGCTGTTAAGTTACCGTGCATCCTGGGAAACAGAGGTCATGTGGTACATTCACTTCCTTCAAACTTTAATACGTGTTCCAGTTTATGGCTCCCCTTCACCTTTCTTCTTCCCGTCAGACGTCGTCGAATATTCGGCTGCGTGACGAAGACATGGACAGATATCGTCCTCCTGCATGTCTGAAAGAGCGACACAGTAAAGAAGAGAGAGCTTCATTACTCATCATGACTggatggaaataaaaacacaacagagcgtCACAGAAAAAGTGTTCAAGGGTTCAATCTGAGAGAATCGCTATGACGACGACACGGGAGGTGTGTCTTCATTTATGTCAAACATGTCAAAGAGTTTTAATAAGTTTCCCCAACTAACCAGCCCAATCTGATTCCTTGGTTTTTGCCCATCGTCGACTGACAGTcaaacgtttgtttttttttgtgctcattGTTTATCCACATGGTTAATCTCTTTGTCTTCTAATGTTGGAATAACTATTTATTCTATGATAGGACTTGATTCATCATCAAACtgtagagagagatagaaacatTTATCGTGTTGATccctcagttatcaaacacttgaggaaaagatatttaatgaagacacTCATGAGCGTGTACGagcctgactctctgcagagtgatgatgaatGTTGTAATCcaatagcgccctctgctggtgacagagaactgctagtgtttgactggtgaacacATCTGAAAATATGAGTGAATATCTGAGATAAAAATAAGTCCATAACCACTGGATAAGGATAAATGATTTTGTCTCTACAATGAGCAATGAAGGATTTCAAACAGACAACTCTACGTAACATTAGACATGAAACACCCCCACAGAGCTGGAATGGAACGGTCCCTGTGCTCGTCTGGCAGTCGACTGAGACTCTGACCAATGAATCGTGGAGTATTGGGCTACATGGATCATCAGTCACATTTCCTTAGGAATCAAAGTGTGCCGTGTTTACCTCCCAGACTCTGAGTCCAGAGCGTCATCTGTCAGAGACTCAGCGTTGAAGTCTAAAGGTTCAGcgtcctgcagcagctccatgCAGTCCCTCTCCGCCCGGCCTCCAGAGCGAGAGTATTTAGCTTCTGTTCAACACACCACAGCAGCTGGTTATCATCGGTCAGCGGGAGTCTTTTAGAATCTCCACAGAGGGGAGCACTTACGTCTGTTGTCTCTGGGCGTCACGGTGTCTGAGTAACTGGTCTCCTTCATCTCATGGCTGCTCCTGTTCCTCGCCGTGTAGTCATCCCTCGAGTTTCCGTAACGCTCCTTCCATtcctgcagaacacacacacacacacacacacacacacacacacacacacacagagacacacacacacacacacacacacacacacacacacacacacacacacacacacacagaaatcagagCGAGAAAGAGCGTGGGGAGTGACGTgatcagcctctgtacatgaggcgtgcaaactaaccatGAGGGGCCCCCAGCGGTCCTCGTAATGtggttaaaaacagacaaatgtgaAGTGAGCAGTGGTCTGGAGGAGTGATTTGATTGGTTACTCACTCTGCGTCTGTTCTCTCCGTCTTCTACCCTTTGCCGTTTCCTTTTCTCTGTAAAGACATCGCTGATGATTAGTTTAACCTGCATCGTTTAAAGACAGCACCATTTCTATCGTTCTGTCGTTACCTCGTCGGATCAGCTCCTTGCCCTCGTCgatgaggtcagaggtcatctcACTGTCACCCACAAACTGCTGGAAGCCTAGGAGGTTGAGGCAGCGAGTCCCGAGGCTGAGGAGACACTTCATTAGCACCTGCTCGGCTGACTCCACATTCATAGAAATAACATCAGACTGTATATCAAAGAGCTTtcacaatgttacaattcactcagcagacgcttttatccaaagcgacgtacatcagagagtaagtacaacagttatccattcatacaccgccactgaagcagcagggttaagtgtcttgttgctcagctggggatcgaaccctcgaccttccggttgagaggcgatgactctaccaactgaccTACAGCTTTTATTGACCAATGAGAAGCCTCGGTTCACAGCACGCAGCATCACGACAACAGAGACTTGTCTCAAAGTCTCACAGTGTGACCTTCACATGTTTGGCTCATTAGTTTTAGGTTTCATGATTATCGCAGCGATAAACATTTTGTACTCTGATGACCGGCTCTCCTCTGGTCATAGACCCTGACCTGACCCTGGTCAGGGACCCTGGTTTCTGTTGGAGGCGTTGAGAGTTCTATTTGATGACGATGAGTATAATAAACACAGAGAGTTCAGATGTTATGAGCAGCTCGCTCTCTAGTGCAGACCCAACGTTATCTGGCGGGTAAACGGCGATCTAATGTTCACTAAATAAACCTGGCATGATGTTTATATAAAAAGAGTCCTTAATCTAAGACAATAGGTGAACAGCGGCTCAGCGTCTTTGATGAAGTGGAGTTGTCGGTCAGAAGTTCTAAAAGCGAGATGCTCATAATCCAGGATGACATCGAGTTACATTGTCTGACGTCAACGCGTGCACAACCATATCTCCCTCTGCACGTGGTTTTACAGACTCCTTCATATGTAGGCTGATAGATCCACACTGCAgcaccgccccccccccccccccccccagactgACCTGAAGTACGTGGCGATGCAGAGGATGACGATCAGCATGGGGTAGTAGATGTAGAAGCCGTTAGCGATGAAAGAGAGGACGCGCATGGATCCCAtgatctgcagagaaacacacctGACCTCAGGTTTTCGCTTCCTGCAGGTGGAGTCGCCATGGTAACAGAacttaaactttgatatgattctagttTGAAACCCCtggcaacaaaaacatcaatataaggtcttttatgtttttggttCAAATATGACACACAAAGCTTCGTCACTCTCTGATTCTATCCCTCATGAAACTAACCGAGAACGTGAAGTTCAAAACCCGTGGGACGACTTACGGAGGTGTACGCAGTCTGCTCCTTCTGCTGGTGGGAGATGGCAGAGTCCATGTGGATCAAACCCAAGAAGTTCAGACACAGAGGAGGCGTCAGACGGCAGAACAGCctgcaggtcaaaggtcacagtcTGCATCAAACACCCTTCATCAACTTTATGCACCAGCCAGCCCGGacaggcggttttaaggcagatttgagagcagttatcagaacaaaccaacaggtgttgcagtgatggaagcgggcaagagaattggttcagatagaagtgattgtacctaaaaagcctctgcatgtttctaataaggtccacgagcagaaacgtgctgaaactaggatcaatattggagatgcttttgaaaaatggagagaggttagaactgGGGTGTGAACggttacaaaaaattgtaaacgGTTACACGACGTCATTTTTTCCATGTACACGGTTAaccgtttgtttttttttattaataaaaaaaagaaaagtggaccGCAATCAcgctatacaaccaatggagggtgaggccgcttttcagaaagattcctccgcatcactgccgccactcaaagttgtcagacagatacaattgtgctttagaaagtaggctatataagtaacacagaaaacttgccatagaatttgtaaaaacaaatacctgtatgtatttatttgaggcctatataggcctataacaaggctatgataaaacaactaccatgatgagtatgaaatctgtattttttaaaaggacaagaaacAAAGGATTTCTGCGTTAGTTTCTTTTCCTCTGCTTAGTAATATGCTTAAATTCAGCAGGTTGTCTCGTCTGATCTGAGGTCGTAGTCGAATGGGCCTGACCCTTGGGACTGCGCAATCCCCCCTACCCGGACGAAGCGGAATAGGGCGGAAGGGCAGAAAAGGGAAAGGAGTGTGGCTCAATACCCCCTCCAAAGAGAGGGTTGAGAGAGGCTCACAGACTTACGTTCAACCGGTTACCGGACATGGAAAGCCAGAACCCGCACAGGCACCAGAGTCAATCCCCAGGAGTGCGGCTCCTCCACGCCGCACTTCGCTGAGTAGTCTTGGCTGCCATCGCAAgtcaaaagtgaaacttacttgTTACGTGACGTAATGCGCGGTGGTCAGTTATCCAACATTTATCACGTGCATTTGTGAGTGCAGTAAAGTTGTCAAAGTGGAACATTTGTAGCTTTattcatctctaaataaatagtatgtgttatttttgatcGAATAGATGATTGAATGCgtgtctctaaaacattttaaaatcataaaagaattaaaatgtatttttattttaaaaatttcCTAAACGGTAATGATTTCCTAACCGGTTACACGTGTACACGTGCACAAACCCaagttagaacgcagaaaggtttacagaccgatgcagagctggctaaacactgaagcttcagtgtccaccacatggcatcctgcgtgagcatggactttagagaggaggggggggggggggggggggggggggacagcatctctctacaatgtttagaatttagactgcagtacccattttaaacactaggggtcagagttacatactgctcctttaggtgttaataaaataatcaaaaggtGTTGACTCACATGCCACTGAACTGGAGGCTGTAAGTGTCGGTCTGGTGATGGGAGGCCAGGTAGTAGTAGTTAAAAACACGGATGCGGAACACAGTGgagtacacacaggtacacaggaAGAAGATGGTGACAAAGCACGCCATCTGGTGGAGAGAAGGGTCATcacaaaacagtcagataaaCTGGACCAGATATAccctgagagtgtgtgtgtgtgtgtgtgtgtgtgtgtctcacctcgATGTACAGGTAGTTGTAGTCTCGTTCAGCCAGCTGGATGAACACAGCGAACAGAGAGAGGACGGGCCGGGTGCTGAAGAAGGTGCATTCAGACCAAACCACCACCACGCTGAACAGAGTCAGGACCACGGACAGCAGCCGATAAAACCAGGTCTTCAGGAGACACTCCCAGTACCATTctgtacacacgcacacatgcacacacacagacacagacatagacacagacacacacacacacacacacacacacacacacacacacacacacacgcacacacacagacacacacacacacacacacacacacacacagacacagactcagAGTTAAGTattttttcacaacattttagAGTTTGGATCATCGGCTGTATTGTGTTCTGGTTCAGATGTCTTATTGGCTCTGGgctcacacacacctacagtcGGCGTGTAAACGCATCTGCTGAACCAGCTGGCTGGCTCAGATGATGGGAAGCTGTGGACAAACTGGTGGGTGGAGCTAGTCTCGTTCTTGGCGACGTCCTCCAGATGGATGGCCTGCTGCAGGAGGATCTCCCACTGGACCCGAGTCCTGTTGTGTCTCTGAACCGCGTAGATCACCTGAACACACGGTACATAAACACATCAGAGTGTAGATCTTCCAGTCTGTATCCAGATCCCAACGAGGTAATTAAACGCTTTCCTGAGAGTAGCTAAGTGTTCTGTATTTGTGTCAGCTGTTGATCACAGTTCTGATTGACTCTGCAATAAATTCTGTCTTAAACCGGGATAACCTTCTGCTGGTTGCTCCGTGGTCAATCATCTGAAGAAGATCCAGCCTCTGGAGACAAAGGTCAACCTTCAGATATTCTGGTGTCGCCAGCTGTTAGCTGTGAATAACTTCCAGCTCAGACTTCCTTATTAGCTGTGATGTCATATCGACAGATTTAGCCCCGCCTCCTTTGCCCTccacaccaaagcctgctgatgcCTGATAAACACCGGGCTGAACAAAGCGAGCTGCCCTCCTCAGGTTCAAACCCAccatacagcgccctctacTGGTGAGTCTGTCCGCTATCCTTAATCCTGCACTGCCCAGATCACCTGTGGTGCCCCACAAGGCTCAGTTTTAGATCCACCTGTTTTCTATGTCGTGCATCTTGTTTCCagctaaacaacaaacactcagaggTCCCATAATTCTTTCTGAACCTGATTAACTTCTTCAATCTGAGAGTGTAACACCGAGCTCGAAGCCTGGGAGTCCGGCTTGACTCTGCTGTAATCTATTTAATCCtgtttcagacattttattttcctcgAGTGCAGTTGGTTGCAAACCATACCCGAGCAGCAGCACCAGGAGGAACAGGCCCCAGGTGTTAGCTGCTGTGATCCCGATGGTCTGGAGCTCGtacctgaaaacacaaaggAGGACATGATGGACATGTTTCCTCTCGACTGAACGCTCTGTGGTCACAAACTGGAGTcgtgtttttgtccctgacggGCTCCGGTTGTTACTCTAAGTGTGTGACAACCTGACAGAAAGGATcccgacagagagagagcttttaGTTTGtaaccacaaacagctgttacatctcactctacaaacacaaaacaagtttaCCTCACAGGAAATAGGAAGTTACTGACAATGTTATcgtatgtttctgtgttttatacACGATCAGGAATGATTCAGTCTTTTGGgtcaaagagatgaaaaaaaaagcatagtTTTTAGTTTAGAGAGGGAAAAGCTTATCAGTCAGTGCGTTTACATGGGATAGCTTGATAAAGCCAGATACCGATTTGCTACTTGAACGGACAGCTGTCCGTTCAATATCTGGCGGCATTCAAATGAAGATGGCGTACGAGAAGATGGACGACGCTACGTGCATTATTTACATTCTAATAATTCATATTAGAAGAACAACAGATCTTTTGGCTGCAGCGATAACAGCAGACGGACACCGTTTCCGGCAACAACACTACTATTTATTAAGTCGTCTCTTTCCACTTCCAGGTGAAAGCCCCGGCGGAAATTCTCGAGCATGTGCAGAACCCGAAATCCGATTACGATACGATGGCTGAGTTTACACGCCGTTAGTTTGCTGACTGTGAACGACTTATCTAGGTGTTCTTTTCCAATTATGAGAAGTCCGTTATGGTCCGATGTAGGTTGGACtaagatgtttacatgcattttaaaagtccaaacAGTGTCTGATACGATCAGGAATTCGAATATCTAGCGCCATGTAACACTACTTCGTGTTGAGTTATCATTAAGAGTGTCCTAAACGACCCTGTGGGACTCCCCTCG from Labrus bergylta chromosome 17, fLabBer1.1, whole genome shotgun sequence encodes the following:
- the LOC136183206 gene encoding G-protein coupled receptor-associated protein LMBRD2B-like yields the protein MNKIIETYGQPIEVVKRILVIINRNDLVEKLSSSNSTEAQGKSTMIDALINYDMGVKWEDNVWFEIIEKDRKRRKSEGQRSDVIVYEIFEDKTLPYSLTIIDTPGYGDIRGSLSAVERRASGAALGIEIVVVFFLALFLLHRYGDFKKQQRMVLFGTLLAWYLCFLIVFILPQDISTTIYKQCKIDHEDHASVLTVNPIPSNHTAANTSATPTKRYELQTIGITAANTWGLFLLVLLLGCVYVPCVQVIYAVQRHNRTRVQWEILLQQAIHLEDVAKNETSSTHQFVHSFPSSEPASWFSRCVYTPTVEWYWECLLKTWFYRLLSVVLTLFSVVVVWSECTFFSTRPVLSLFAVFIQLAERDYNYLYIEMACFVTIFFLCTCVYSTVFRIRVFNYYYLASHHQTDTYSLQFSGMLFCRLTPPLCLNFLGLIHMDSAISHQQKEQTAYTSIMGSMRVLSFIANGFYIYYPMLIVILCIATYFSLGTRCLNLLGFQQFVGDSEMTSDLIDEGKELIRREKRKRQRVEDGENRRREWKERYGNSRDDYTARNRSSHEMKETSYSDTVTPRDNRQAKYSRSGGRAERDCMELLQDAEPLDFNAESLTDDALDSESGRHAGGRYLSMSSSRSRIFDDV